The nucleotide sequence AGGGTGAGGAGGGTAAGTACTACACCTGGAAGAAGGATGAGATCGTTGAAGCACTGGGAAGCGATAGCGAGATTTTCTGCACATACTATGGTGTGACAGATGAGGGGAACTTTGAAGGACGTAATATACTGCATGTAAGCGTCACTATAGATGCACTTGCAAGAAGGTTCTACAAACCAGCGCAGGAAATAGAACAAATCTTGTTAGATGGAAGACAAAGACTTTTGCAGATCAGAGGGGGACGTCTAAAGCCGGGGAGGGACGAAAAGGTGCTTACAAGCTGGAATGCACTTATGATAAGTGCATTTGCAAAGGGCTACAGGGTTACAGAGAACAGGTCATATTTAGAGGCTGCGAGGAAAGCTGTAACTTTCATTGAAGCAACACTAGCAGATGGTGACTCGCTGAAGCATACCTTCAAGGATGGTTACACTAAGCTTAACGGTTACCTTGACGATTATTCGTTTTATATTAACGCATTGTTAGATCTTTTCGAAGCAGATTCAAAAGCTGCGTATCTGAATAAAGCAGTAGCATATGCAGATTACATGATAAAGCATTTCTGGGACAAAAATAGCGGTGACTTTTTCTTTACTTCAGATGATCATGAGAAGCTCATAGTAAGGACGAAGAGCTTCTACGATCTATCAATTCCATCTGGGAATTCAATGGCTGCCTTGGCTCTTTTACGTCTTTACCATTACACACAGAATCAAGATTATTTCAAGAAGGCAGAAGGAGTTTTAAGCGGAAAAGCGAGCATGGCTGCAGAGAATCCCTTTGCTTTTGGGCAGTTCCTTAATGCAATCTACATGTATGTTAGGAAGCCAGTGGAGATCACGTTAATAAAGGGCGATTCAAAGGCAGATGCTGTAAGCACTTGGATCAATAGGCAATTTCTTCCAGAGAGCATATTTGCGATTGTTAGCGCAGATAGTACCGCGGAGTTACAAGATATAGCATTCTTCAAAGGTAAAGAAGCTGTAAGAGGAAAGCCCTTTACAGCCTATGTATGCAAGAACTTTACCTGCTCACTGCCATTGCATTCCATAGAAGATATCAGTAAAAATCTGAATCACTAACGCTTTATAATAGATATTTGAAAGTGACAGCGTGGGGCTACTTAGGCGGCATAAATGTGACATATGTAGCAGAGGTTTTATCCGTGTAGAAGAACTAATGCAGCATTATCAGGTAGTGCATGGGAAGGATAGTTTGTACGAATGCAAAGCATGCAGCATGAGATTTACAAACGGTGAGGATTTAAGGATTCATGCTAGGCAATATCATTCATACAAAAAAAGATGAATTATCTTCGTATGGGTTTAACTTCGCCTTGATCTACTGGATTGTGTTTTGAATCAAATGCGGTCCAATTGATCACAAAGTCGTCGCCTGTAACCTTTAACTTGAAGACCGCAGTACCTCCTGGATTCAATGGCTCGTTTTCGGCAGAAGC is from Nitrososphaerales archaeon and encodes:
- a CDS encoding thioredoxin domain-containing protein — translated: MSKKTNRLIRESSPYLLQHAYNPVDWYPWGPEALEKAKKEDKPIFLSIGYSACHWCHVMAHECFEDEEISKIMNENFINIKVDREERPDLDDIYQKVCQMMTGTGGWPLSVFLTPDQKPFFVGTYFPPDSRYGTPGFASILRQLSDMYRNNRLAIDLQTRMMIDGLLQTEDYKLPPSKLEKILLDEAAINLLQSGDTINGGFGSAPKFPNVSNLLFLLRYYSLSKIKKFSDFVLFTLERMAAGGIHDHVGGGFHRYSTDTRWFVPHFEKMLYDNALIPLAYIEAFQITNDKKYADIVMRTLDYVLREMTHPNGGFYSAQDADSEGEEGKYYTWKKDEIVEALGSDSEIFCTYYGVTDEGNFEGRNILHVSVTIDALARRFYKPAQEIEQILLDGRQRLLQIRGGRLKPGRDEKVLTSWNALMISAFAKGYRVTENRSYLEAARKAVTFIEATLADGDSLKHTFKDGYTKLNGYLDDYSFYINALLDLFEADSKAAYLNKAVAYADYMIKHFWDKNSGDFFFTSDDHEKLIVRTKSFYDLSIPSGNSMAALALLRLYHYTQNQDYFKKAEGVLSGKASMAAENPFAFGQFLNAIYMYVRKPVEITLIKGDSKADAVSTWINRQFLPESIFAIVSADSTAELQDIAFFKGKEAVRGKPFTAYVCKNFTCSLPLHSIEDISKNLNH